In Humulus lupulus chromosome 6, drHumLupu1.1, whole genome shotgun sequence, a single genomic region encodes these proteins:
- the LOC133781838 gene encoding arginine decarboxylase has protein sequence MPALACCVDAAATAPPGYAFAGDSSLPAPVIFSGVPPATTTTATATATAWSPSLSSALYKVDGWGAPYFSVNSSGNVAIRPHGAGTLAHQEIDLLKIVKKVSDPKSMGGLGLPLPLVIRLPDVLKNRLESLQSAFDIAIQSQDYENHYQGVYPVKCNQDRFVVEDIVKFGSPFRFGLEAGSKPELLLAMSCLCKGSPDSFLVCNGFKDVEYISLALVARKLALNTVIVLEQEEELDLVIELSRKLSIRPVIGLRAKLRTKHSGHFGSTSGEKGKFGLTTTQILRVVRKLEQAGMLDCLQLLHFHIGSQIPTTALLADGVSEAAQIYCELVRLGAHMQVIDIGGGLGIDYDGSKSTDSEISVSYGLEEYASAVVRAIRLVCDRRSVKHPIVCSESGRAIVSHHSILIFEAVSASSYDTPGMSPLDLQYFVETLSEEALADYKNLSAAAIKGESDTCLFYADQLKQRCIDQFKEGSLGMEQLAAVDGFCEFVCKVLGVSDSTRTYHVNLSVFTSIPDFWGIGQLFPIIPIHRLDQRPAARGILSDLTCDSDGKIDKFIGGESSLPLHELEGGNGNNGGCGYFLGMFLGGAYEEALGGVHNLFGGPSVVRVSQSDGPHSFAVTRAMPGPCCSDVLRVMQHEPELMFEMLKHRAEEFGQEDDGMANAALAGGLAHYFHSMPYLVGSSCTLTAMNNGGFYYCNEDEYNAAVDSTSTEDEQWSFCYA, from the coding sequence ATGCCGGCCCTGGCGTGTTGCGTTGACGCTGCTGCCACAGCTCCTCCCGGCTACGCTTTCGCCGGGGATAGCTCTCTTCCCGCGCCGGTCATATTTTCCGGCGTTCCACCGGCGACAACAACTACTGCCACCGCTACCGCCACCGCTTGGTCACCTTCCTTATCGTCTGCTCTATACAAAGTCGATGGGTGGGGAGCACCTTACTTCTCCGTCAACTCTTCCGGCAACGTCGCCATTCGCCCGCACGGCGCTGGAACTTTGGCACACCAGGAGATTGATTTGCTGAAGATTGTCAAAAAGGTTTCGGATCCGAAATCGATGGGCGGGTTGGGCTTGCCCCTTCCGCTCGTTATTCGGCTCCCTGATGTGCTTAAGAACCGGCTTGAGTCTCTCCAGTCGGCGTTCGATATTGCAATCCAGTCGCAGGACTATGAGAACCATTACCAGGGTGTTTACCCGGTGAAATGTAACCAGGACCGGTTTGTTGTGGAGGACATTGTCAAGTTCGGATCCCCATTCCGGTTCGGATTGGAAGCTGGGTCAAAGCCAGAGCTTCTTCTGGCGATGAGTTGCTTGTGCAAAGGTAGCCCTGATTCCTTCCTTGTCTGCAATGGCTTCAAAGATGTTGAGTACATTTCGCTCGCCTTGGTTGCAAGGAAGCTTGCTCTGAACACGGTGATTGTTCTTGAACAAGAGGAAGAGCTTGATTTGGTTATTGAGCTGAGCAGGAAGCTGTCTATTCGTCCCGTGATTGGTCTCCGTGCCAAGCTCAGGACGAAGCATTCCGGCCATTTCGGGTCCACCTCCGGTGAAAAGGGAAAATTTGGGCTCACCACAACGCAGATTCTGCGCGTTGTGAGGAAGCTTGAGCAGGCAGGTATGCTTGATTGTCTTCAGTTGCTGCATTTCCATATTGGGTCGCAGATTCCTACTACTGCTCTGCTTGCTGATGGTGTATCCGAGGCGGCCCAGATCTATTGCGAGCTTGTTCGTCTTGGGGCCCATATGCAGGTTATTGACATTGGAGGCGGTTTGGGAATCGATTACGACGGATCCAAATCGACGGACTCCGAAATCTCTGTCAGCTATGGGCTTGAAGAGTATGCATCTGCTGTTGTTCGGGCTATTCGGCTTGTTTGTGACCGTAGGTCTGTGAAGCACCCCATAGTTTGTAGTGAAAGTGGCCGGGCAATCGTGTCCCATCACTCGATTTTGATTTTCGAGGCTGTCTCAGCTTCTTCTTATGATACTCCGGGCATGTCCCCACTCGATCTCCAATACTTTGTTGAGACTCTCTCAGAGGAAGCTCTAGCTGATTACAAAAACCTCTCAGCTGCGGCCATTAAGGGTGAGTCTGATACTTGTTTGTTCTATGCGGATCAGTTGAAACAACGTTGTATTGATCAGTTCAAGGAAGGGTCTCTTGGTATGGAACAACTAGCTGCTGTTGATGGGTTCTGTGAGTTCGTTTGTAAAGTGTTAGGTGTTTCGGATTCAACTCGTACTTATCATGTCAACTTATCGGTTTTCACTTCAATTCCTGATTTCTGGGGTATTGGTCAACTATTTCCAATCATCCCAATTCATCGTCTTGATCAGAGGCCGGCTGCTAGAGGAATTCTATCGGATTTGACCTGCGATAGCGATGGGAAGATTGACAAGTTCATTGGCGGGGAGTCCTCTTTGCCGTTGCATGAATTGGAAGGTGGCAATGGCAACAATGGCGGTTGCGGGTACTTCTTGGGGATGTTCTTGGGAGGGGCTTATGAGGAGGCACTTGGTGGAGTTCATAACCTGTTTGGTGGCCCGAGCGTTGTTCGGGTTTCGCAGAGTGACGGCCCCCATAGCTTTGCGGTGACGCGAGCTATGCCAGGTCCATGCTGCAGTGATGTCCTCCGAGTGATGCAGCACGAGCCCGAGCTCATGTTCGAGATGCTCAAGCACCGGGCTGAAGAGTTTGGTCAGGAGGATGATGGCATGGCTAACGCTGCCCTGGCTGGTGGCCTCGCCCACTATTTCCACAGCATGCCTTATCTTGTGGGGTCTTCTTGCACTTTAACTGCAATGAATAATGGTGGCTTTTACTACTGCAATGAGGATGAATACAATGCTGCTGTTGATTCTACCTCTACTGAGGATGAGCAGTGGTCCTTCTGCTATGCTTGA